One window from the genome of Choloepus didactylus isolate mChoDid1 chromosome 2, mChoDid1.pri, whole genome shotgun sequence encodes:
- the LOC119514153 gene encoding olfactory receptor 2A12-like, protein MNIQELPWENHSAVSEFILLGFSRDSQINAILFYIFLFVYLSTLVGNGLIVTLIHLDSRLHTPMYFFLSVLSMLDMSYVTTTVPQMLVHLVSQKKTISYVGCVAQMYFFLVFGISEGWLFSVMAYDRYVAICYPLRYKLIMSPWLCGAMVVFCGLWGVTCSLVYTVFTMCLPYCGPNEINHFFCEVPAVLKLACADTSFNDQVDFILGFILLLVPLSFILSSYVCIFATILRIHSAQGRLKAFSTCVSHITVVTMFCGPAMFMYMNPGANASPERDKKLALFYNVISAFLNPIIYSLRNKDVKRAFLKVTGLGKTPE, encoded by the coding sequence ATGAATATACAGGAACTCCCCTGGGAGAACCACAGTGCTGTGTCTGAGTTCATCCTTTTGGGATTCTCCAGAGATTCCCAAATTAATGCAATCCTCTTCTACATCTTCCTCTTTGTCTACCTCTCTACACTTGTTGGCAATGGGCTCATTGTCACCCTGATTCACCTGGACTCCCGCCTCCAcactcccatgtacttcttcctcagtgTCCTCTCCATGCTGGACATGAGCTATGTCACCACCACTGTGCCCCAGATGTTGGTGCATCTGGTCAGCCAGAAGAAAACTATCTCCTATGTTGGGTGCGTGGCTCAGATGTACTTCTTCCTGGTGTTTGGCATCAGTGAGGGCTGGCTCTTTTCTGTCATGGCCTATGATAGGTATGTGGCCATATGCTACCCACTCAGGTACAAACTTATCATGAGTCCATGGCTGTGTGGTGCAATGGTGGTCTTTTGTGGACTTTGGGGTGTCACTTGTTCCCTTGTCTACACAGTCTTCACCATGTGCCTGCCCTACTGTGGCCCCAATGAGAtcaaccacttcttctgtgaagTTCCTGCTGTCCTGAAGCTGGCTTGTGCAGACACATCCTTCAATGACCAGGTCGATTTCATCCTGGGCTTCATCCTTCTCCTGGTAcccctttccttcattctttcttcttatgTCTGCATCTTTGCCACCATCTTGAGAATCCATTCAGCCCAGGGTCGACTcaaggccttctccacctgtgtATCCCACATAACTGTGGTCACCATGTTCTGTGGACCAGCCATGTTTATGTACATGAACCCTGGAGCCAATGCCTCCCCAGAGCGGGACAAAAAACTGGCCCTGTTCTACAATGTCATCTCTGCCTTCCTCAACCCCATCATCTATAGTCTCAGAAACAAAGATGTAAAGAGGGCTTTTCTCAAGGTAACAGGCTTGGGCAAGACCCCTGAGTGA